A stretch of Limanda limanda chromosome 7, fLimLim1.1, whole genome shotgun sequence DNA encodes these proteins:
- the birc5b gene encoding baculoviral IAP repeat-containing protein 5b gives MASIDVLSTRFRFYDNMYSQDLREQSFADWPFREECNCTPEKMARAGFIHCPSENEPDVASCFFCLIELEGWEPDDDPWTEHVKRSPNCGFLTLKKDFTELTAAEYYVIEKKRLKVFLRKVCHKKMAYLRDEIDKTLERLKSEFDSEI, from the exons ATGGCCAGCATAGACGTCCTGAGCACCAGGTTTCGCTTTTATGACAACATGTACAGTCAGGATTTACGAGAACAAAGCTTTGCTGACTGGCCGTTTAGGGAGGAATGTAACTGCACTCCAGAGAAG ATGGCCAGGGCCGGGTTCATCCACTGCCCCAGTGAGAATGAGCCTGATGTCGCCTCTTGTTTCTTCTGTCTGATTGAGCTCGAAGGTTGGGAGCCAGATGATGATCCCTG GACTGAACATGTAAAACGCTCTCCTAACTGTGGATTCTTAACCCTGAAGAAAGACTTCACTGAGCTCACTGCGGCGGAATACTATGTCATCGAGAAAAAGAGGCTAAAGGTCTTCCTT AGGAAAGTCTGTCATAAGAAGATGGCATATTTACGGGACGAAATCGACAAAACTCTTGAGAGGCTTAAATCTGAGTTTGACTCTGAGATTTAA
- the neurod4 gene encoding neurogenic differentiation factor 4: MMTKPFVKSGDVSELVSSLSWLEDEEEEEDDDGSSQDGDEYPDMRTRLGLNVRSCTELGSEDMEEEEEDENGENGQNGEQGPKRRGPKKKKMTKARQERFRVRRVKANARERSRMHGLNDALDCLRRVMPCYSKTQKLSKIETLRLARNYIWALSEVLESGQSTESNGFMEMLCKGLSQPTSNLVAGCLQLAPTPMMLTKLEDKCGGPGQGGVGGQAGHPLSYPSPGLPSPPYGSLEASHLLHMKGFKGPVYDNPSSNECSSGTPPYDGPLTPPLSISGNFALKHEPSPHESERNYAPHPGHHAHYLMSHHYPTSTTGVLPGGPQGHPLFQASRYELPLDVGFDSFAPSHLIPTHMGNI; this comes from the coding sequence ATGATGACCAAACCATTTGTGAAGAGCGGGGACGTGAGTGAGCTGGTGAGCTCCCTCAGCTGGctcgaggatgaggaggaggaggaggatgacgacGGCAGCTCACAGGACGGAGACGAGTACCCAGACATGAGGACCCGCCTTGGTCTGAATGTCCGCTCCTGCACAGAGCTGGGCAGTGAAgatatggaggaggaggaagaggatgagaatgGCGAGAATGGACAAAATGGAGAGCAGGGTCCCAAAAGGAGAGgccccaagaagaagaagatgaccAAAGCACGACAGGAGAGGTTTCGTGTCCGGCGGGTCAAGGCCAATGCCAGAGAACGCTCCCGCATGCACGGGCTGAACGATGCCCTGGATTGTCTCCGCAGAGTCATGCCCTGCTACTCCAAGACACAGAAGCTGTCCAAAATTGAAACTCTACGCCTGGCACGCAACTACATCTGGGCCCTGTCCGAGGTGCTGGAGAGTGGCCAATCCACAGAGAGCAACGGCTTCATGGAGATGCTGTGCAAAGGTTTGTCTCAGCCCACCAGTAACCTCGTGGCCGGCTGCCTGCAGCTGGCACCCACTCCGATGATGCTCACCAAGCTGGAGGACAAGTGTGGCGGCCCCGGGCAGGGCGGTGTGGGGGGTCAGGCTGGCCATCCCCTCAGCTACCCGTCCCCAGGCCTTCCCAGCCCCCCCTATGGCTCCCTGGAGgcatcccacctcctccacatgAAGGGATTCAAAGGGCCTGTGTACGACAACCCCTCCTCAAACGAGTGCAGCAGTGGCACTCCGCCATACGACGGGCCCCTCACCCCTCCCCTCAGCATCAGTGGCAACTTCGCCCTGAAGCATGAGCCCTCTCCCCACGAGTCAGAGAGGAACTACGCGCCCCACCCCGGCCACCATGCCCACTACCTCATGTCGCACCACTACCCCACCTCCACGACAGGTGTCCTACCAGGTGGGCCTCAGGGTCACCCGCTGTTTCAGGCTTCCCGCTATGAGCTGCCCCTGGATGTGGGCTTTGACTCCTTCGCTCCCTCTCACCTGATCCCCACTCACATGGGTAACATCTGA